One Leclercia pneumoniae genomic region harbors:
- a CDS encoding peroxiredoxin, with protein sequence MKLLNTLSAAAVLTFSLFTLNANAALEVGDNAPNFSLKGALGGKPLTFSLQQALQKGPVVLYFFPAAFTKGCTLEAHAFAEASDDFKKLGATVVGVTAGNVDQVDEFSKLECRDKFAVAADPGAKVAGEYKTLMQMNGKTVSDRTSYVIAPDGKILMSYTDRNPDQHIQKSMDAVKQYANTHS encoded by the coding sequence ATGAAACTGTTAAACACCCTCTCTGCTGCTGCGGTACTGACCTTTTCCCTCTTCACCCTGAATGCCAACGCGGCGCTCGAGGTGGGGGATAACGCGCCCAATTTCAGCCTGAAAGGGGCGCTGGGGGGCAAGCCGCTCACCTTCTCGCTTCAGCAGGCATTACAGAAAGGCCCGGTGGTGCTCTACTTCTTCCCGGCAGCCTTTACCAAAGGCTGCACCCTGGAGGCACATGCTTTCGCCGAAGCGAGCGATGATTTTAAAAAGCTGGGGGCGACCGTGGTTGGGGTCACCGCCGGGAATGTCGATCAGGTGGATGAGTTCTCGAAGCTGGAGTGCCGTGATAAATTTGCCGTGGCCGCCGATCCCGGCGCGAAAGTGGCGGGCGAGTACAAAACGCTGATGCAGATGAACGGTAAAACGGTCTCTGACCGCACCTCCTACGTCATCGCCCCCGACGGTAAAATTCTGATGAGCTATACCGACCGTAACCCTGACCAGCATATCCAGAAGTCCATGGATGCCGTGAAGCAATACGCGAACACACATTCATAA